One region of Abyssisolibacter fermentans genomic DNA includes:
- a CDS encoding B12-binding domain-containing radical SAM protein — protein MKILLLHPAYKNYKITEPLGICYIGAYLKKNGFDVDLFDPRIYKLDLDSTIHYLKNRIQKYDILGITSCDYYHDDIELTVNKIREIGYKKHITVGGYGPTTNPNRFLQLNVDSIIIGEGEETFFELSKIIQENGCWRNINGIGYKSSDGECKYNERRPLIDNLDRLPFPDRGIYKQFVDQYKSTYISPQIQGSRGCYMACTFCSTPDYLKMQQGRNYRVRSVKNIVDEIEFLYKKYNTTDFEFVDDNFLPLNKDLALQKARKLRDMLSHRKLLITFFMQCRPEYINSQIVSTLREAGLRRIFVGIESVNQEDLKIYGRNYTIDVINNCFRILKKEGFSTDFNSKYRFRYGYINFNPLSTIKGLRKSGEFFHDNNLSYKKLVKKLELFDNKRKVYKIIKDEFKDFSNENYFKDKKVACFYRTLSDYFKIYVNERDKYRVIEKILNKNDIGDQREKGIISSIRKHLDDSAYLFYQEGLDICQYNNYKKELRSFLSLRVEKLNNIIYKNRPVLEKSFKELGVNDDSNDMFF, from the coding sequence ATGAAAATACTATTATTACATCCAGCATATAAGAATTATAAAATTACTGAACCACTAGGTATTTGCTATATAGGAGCATATTTGAAAAAAAATGGTTTTGATGTGGATTTATTTGATCCACGTATTTATAAGCTTGATTTGGATAGTACAATTCATTATCTAAAAAATAGAATTCAAAAATATGATATTTTAGGGATTACATCTTGTGATTATTATCATGATGACATTGAATTAACAGTCAATAAGATACGAGAGATTGGTTATAAAAAGCATATTACTGTAGGTGGTTATGGACCAACAACAAATCCAAATAGATTTCTACAATTAAATGTTGATTCAATCATTATAGGAGAAGGAGAAGAAACATTTTTTGAGTTATCTAAAATAATACAAGAAAACGGATGTTGGAGAAATATAAATGGAATAGGGTATAAATCATCAGATGGAGAATGTAAATATAATGAAAGAAGGCCATTGATAGATAATCTTGATAGATTGCCTTTTCCAGATAGAGGTATTTACAAGCAATTTGTTGACCAATATAAAAGCACATACATATCACCTCAAATTCAAGGGAGCAGAGGATGTTACATGGCATGTACTTTTTGTTCGACTCCTGATTATTTAAAAATGCAGCAAGGTAGAAATTATAGGGTTCGTTCGGTAAAAAATATTGTAGATGAAATAGAATTTTTATATAAAAAATATAATACTACTGACTTTGAGTTCGTTGATGATAATTTTTTACCATTGAATAAAGATTTAGCATTACAAAAGGCAAGAAAACTTAGAGATATGTTATCACATAGAAAGCTTTTAATTACATTTTTCATGCAGTGTAGACCTGAATATATAAATTCACAAATTGTTTCAACTCTTAGAGAGGCTGGACTAAGACGAATATTCGTTGGAATAGAATCTGTAAACCAAGAAGATTTAAAGATATACGGGAGAAATTATACAATTGATGTTATTAATAATTGTTTTAGAATTCTAAAAAAAGAGGGGTTTTCTACTGATTTTAATTCTAAATATAGATTTAGGTATGGGTATATAAACTTTAATCCTCTATCAACTATTAAAGGCTTACGTAAATCCGGGGAATTTTTTCATGATAATAATTTATCTTATAAGAAGCTAGTTAAAAAACTAGAATTATTTGACAACAAAAGAAAGGTATATAAAATAATAAAAGATGAATTTAAAGATTTCAGTAATGAAAATTATTTTAAAGATAAAAAAGTTGCATGTTTTTACAGAACGCTTTCCGACTATTTCAAAATATATGTAAATGAAAGGGACAAATACAGAGTAATAGAAAAGATACTTAACAAAAATGATATAGGAGATCAAAGAGAAAAAGGAATTATAAGTTCTATCAGAAAACATTTAGATGATTCAGCCTACTTATTTTACCAAGAAGGGTTAGATATATGTCAATATAATAATTATAAAAAGGAGTTACGATCTTTTCTTTCATTAAGAGTTGAAAAACTTAACAATATTATTTATAAAAATAGACCAGTACTTGAAAAATCATTTAAAGAACTAGGTGTAAATGATGATTCAAACGACATGTTTTTCTAA
- a CDS encoding B12-binding domain-containing radical SAM protein, translated as MKAIIFYPEVYEIARFKEKRKEFPPFGVLYLASVLENQGVNMKIEKITTKNRKFDLREYDIVLYSLSSSCTYGMMLNSRNNSLFKKECIVITGGIHASLYPYQTLNDFSADATILGEGEVTLPLTINELLNRKQQLIKGVIFRNQIVNSDDWFSEPIKDLDSIPFPARHLIPIEDFIFPDRLSRMNLNMTHILTSRGCPFNCYFCGGLNKIHRYRSPQNIYDELLMLKEVYEIEGFVINDENFIINETKVKDICEKIASLKMPWSALSRVDTINKNIVESIARASCIELKFGLESGSDTMLKNMNKGNTIIQAENTLKLCKKYGLKAKLFMIHGFPGENWTTTKETIGFLERNKNYIDRVSLFSWTPLPGSYVYNNSKKYGLDSKKLTYDNAVIYSENFDWFECEEENIIIKESFTVLKQYIASNF; from the coding sequence ATGAAAGCAATTATATTTTATCCAGAGGTTTATGAAATAGCTAGATTTAAAGAAAAAAGAAAAGAGTTTCCACCTTTTGGAGTACTTTATCTTGCATCAGTATTAGAAAATCAAGGTGTAAACATGAAAATAGAAAAAATTACGACAAAAAATAGAAAATTTGATTTAAGGGAATATGACATTGTATTATATAGTTTATCATCATCGTGTACTTATGGAATGATGTTAAATAGTAGAAATAATAGTTTATTCAAGAAAGAATGTATTGTTATTACCGGAGGGATACATGCTTCTTTATATCCATACCAGACATTAAATGATTTTAGTGCTGATGCAACAATTTTAGGTGAGGGAGAAGTAACATTACCGCTGACTATAAATGAATTGTTGAATAGAAAGCAACAATTAATTAAGGGAGTAATATTTAGAAATCAAATTGTAAATAGTGATGATTGGTTTAGTGAACCAATAAAAGATTTAGATAGTATTCCTTTTCCTGCTAGACATTTAATTCCGATTGAAGATTTTATATTTCCGGATAGATTATCTCGAATGAATTTGAATATGACACATATTCTTACCAGTAGAGGATGTCCTTTTAACTGTTATTTTTGTGGAGGATTGAATAAAATACATAGGTACAGAAGTCCTCAAAATATATACGATGAATTATTAATGCTAAAAGAAGTATATGAAATAGAAGGATTTGTTATTAATGATGAAAATTTTATAATTAACGAGACCAAAGTAAAAGATATTTGTGAAAAAATAGCAAGTTTAAAGATGCCGTGGTCTGCGTTATCTAGAGTAGACACTATTAATAAAAATATAGTAGAATCAATTGCTAGAGCTTCATGTATTGAATTGAAATTTGGACTTGAATCAGGTAGTGATACAATGCTAAAAAATATGAATAAAGGAAATACAATTATTCAGGCTGAAAATACATTGAAATTATGTAAAAAATATGGATTAAAAGCTAAATTATTTATGATTCACGGATTTCCAGGCGAAAATTGGACAACAACAAAAGAAACAATAGGATTTTTAGAGAGGAACAAAAACTATATAGATAGAGTATCTTTATTTAGTTGGACGCCGTTGCCAGGATCATATGTTTATAATAATTCTAAAAAATACGGGTTAGACTCCAAGAAATTGACATATGATAATGCAGTAATTTATTCGGAAAATTTTGATTGGTTTGAATGTGAGGAGGAAAATATAATTATAAAAGAATCCTTTACTGTATTAAAGCAGTATATAGCTAGTAATTTTTAA
- a CDS encoding histidine phosphatase family protein, producing MIFRLIIVRHGESYGNLKRIYQGSIDKYGLTEKGKKQSYFIGERIKKYKPSIVISSPLKRAYETANCILEILPKAKTYYISKLVKELNLGKLEGKNKDYVKRRYKDEFEILKKNDYDYSIFCGETLMSSKRRAKEVIKQLSSLDGETALIITHGGFMRILLDELLDNDIKEYSCKNGCIYILERNNHKYELLKQNIWGRGVW from the coding sequence ATGATATTTAGATTAATAATTGTAAGACATGGCGAAAGTTATGGAAACCTAAAGAGAATATATCAAGGATCAATTGATAAATATGGCTTGACTGAAAAAGGTAAAAAGCAGTCTTACTTTATTGGCGAAAGGATAAAAAAATATAAACCTAGCATAGTCATATCATCTCCATTGAAAAGAGCCTATGAGACTGCTAATTGTATACTTGAAATTTTACCGAAAGCTAAAACTTATTATATAAGTAAGCTAGTTAAGGAGTTGAATCTTGGTAAATTAGAAGGTAAAAATAAAGATTATGTAAAGCGCAGATATAAAGATGAGTTCGAAATTCTAAAGAAAAACGATTATGATTATTCAATATTTTGCGGAGAAACATTGATGTCTTCTAAAAGAAGAGCTAAAGAAGTTATAAAACAATTATCTAGTTTAGATGGAGAGACTGCTTTGATAATAACTCATGGAGGATTTATGAGGATATTGTTAGATGAGTTGCTTGATAATGATATCAAAGAGTATTCATGTAAGAATGGTTGTATTTACATACTAGAAAGAAACAACCATAAATATGAGTTATTAAAGCAGAATATATGGGGGAGGGGAGTATGGTAA
- a CDS encoding deoxynucleoside kinase — protein MSKIIALCGIDGSGKSTYINYISTYFLSLNKSVHVADPMKNGIYNNSLRQGGSCKSSKVMYEKYTPELVSITYALDLLNSMNKIVNLNHDVIITHRHYLCCLACAELFTNNLDMIRKIISLVKRPDLIVYLDTDIEVAYSRIVKRAEELSIKEDKLNLMKCKKTYEKLIEQISTELVIVNTDRDITNNQFELKKLNMKINNIL, from the coding sequence ATGAGTAAAATAATTGCTTTATGTGGGATAGATGGTTCAGGAAAAAGCACTTATATTAATTATATTAGCACTTATTTTTTAAGCTTAAATAAGAGTGTACATGTAGCTGATCCAATGAAGAATGGAATTTATAATAATAGTTTAAGGCAAGGAGGGAGTTGTAAAAGTAGTAAAGTCATGTATGAAAAGTATACACCTGAATTAGTAAGTATTACTTATGCTCTAGATTTACTAAACAGCATGAATAAAATTGTGAATTTAAATCACGATGTGATTATAACACATAGACACTATTTATGTTGTCTAGCTTGTGCTGAATTATTTACTAATAATTTAGACATGATACGGAAGATAATTAGTTTAGTTAAAAGACCTGATTTAATAGTATATTTAGATACAGATATAGAGGTTGCATATAGTAGAATTGTAAAAAGAGCTGAAGAGCTTTCAATCAAAGAAGATAAATTAAACCTCATGAAGTGTAAGAAAACATATGAAAAATTAATAGAACAAATTTCAACCGAGTTAGTAATAGTAAATACCGATAGAGATATTACTAATAATCAATTTGAACTAAAAAAATTAAATATGAAAATAAATAATATATTATAA
- a CDS encoding B12-binding domain-containing radical SAM protein: MVIDKKDFKILLMSIPRVVYDRNLHDRCTDFGETGQYIIERYTDDSSVKVDIVDCAILNYTLRSIYRMFEKKYDLVILYTDLPDSKLTIKLANALKYISPNSKAFVYGDATLTIPVFFKEKPIDAVHLSGDQEAVIYRYIEYLRKGDESLLKGVSIVHEDGTFTDYNGDIRIHPDEWAYPPIELLPIDEYKKFARVYKNGYYTCSIYVSKGCSNKCQYCLCGKREGFTDRRRDVLKTVDFIDKYKDRFDRFKLHSADLFKDKEWIVKFCEEILRRKLNIKWKGTVCLQSLDIEIAKLCAKAGCYGLGFGIETFYKDDGKGVKISVNEFEEKMKQIAKIPIMWKGFVMLGIEGQKISDIDYTIEILRKYGVIIRPSTYTPYYKLKDLSVEELKRLNLEDWNKKEYVEDKNSVITRKLMYKYMGISSF; this comes from the coding sequence ATGGTAATAGATAAAAAGGATTTTAAAATACTACTTATGTCAATTCCAAGAGTAGTCTATGACAGAAATTTACATGATAGGTGTACAGATTTTGGGGAAACAGGTCAGTATATTATTGAAAGGTATACGGATGATTCCTCTGTTAAAGTTGATATAGTTGACTGTGCAATATTAAACTATACTTTGAGAAGTATATATAGAATGTTTGAAAAGAAATATGATTTAGTTATACTCTATACTGATTTACCTGATTCTAAGCTTACTATCAAGTTAGCTAATGCTCTAAAATATATTTCACCTAATTCTAAAGCTTTTGTTTATGGTGATGCAACCCTTACTATTCCTGTTTTCTTTAAAGAAAAACCGATAGATGCTGTACATCTTAGTGGAGATCAGGAAGCAGTTATATATCGTTATATTGAATATTTAAGAAAAGGTGACGAATCTTTATTAAAGGGTGTTAGTATTGTTCATGAAGATGGCACGTTTACTGATTATAATGGAGATATTAGAATACATCCTGATGAGTGGGCATATCCTCCTATAGAGCTATTGCCTATTGATGAATATAAAAAATTTGCTAGGGTATACAAAAATGGGTATTACACATGTTCTATATATGTATCAAAAGGCTGTAGTAATAAGTGTCAATACTGTTTATGTGGAAAAAGAGAAGGGTTTACAGATAGAAGAAGAGATGTTTTAAAGACTGTTGACTTTATTGATAAATATAAGGATAGATTTGATAGGTTTAAGTTGCATTCAGCAGATTTATTTAAAGACAAGGAATGGATAGTAAAATTTTGTGAAGAAATATTGAGAAGAAAATTGAATATTAAATGGAAGGGAACTGTTTGTCTACAATCTTTAGATATAGAAATAGCTAAATTGTGTGCTAAGGCAGGATGTTATGGATTAGGATTTGGTATAGAAACCTTCTATAAAGATGATGGTAAAGGTGTTAAGATATCTGTAAACGAGTTTGAAGAAAAAATGAAACAGATAGCTAAAATACCTATTATGTGGAAGGGATTTGTTATGCTTGGAATTGAAGGACAAAAGATTAGTGATATTGATTATACTATTGAAATTCTTAGAAAATATGGAGTTATCATTAGACCATCAACGTATACACCGTATTACAAGCTTAAAGATTTGTCAGTTGAAGAACTAAAAAGGCTAAATTTAGAAGATTGGAACAAAAAGGAATATGTTGAAGATAAAAATAGTGTTATTACACGCAAATTAATGTATAAGTATATGGGAATTTCTAGTTTTTAG
- a CDS encoding PEP/pyruvate-binding domain-containing protein, translated as MYCGNKANRLKELEKLGFNIPKFKSTDKDFFDRFLIHIGIYEKAQMLSVKSAWVHDGFKNLYKLISNYKLDEELKEEIDDLVKDLKFPLSVRSSASTEDGDRNSAAGVFYTALNVCKNDIYKELKKVIASIYSINSTLILHDQDFHPDKYYMSVIFQEMVDGQWSGVAFSADPISNDRSVILIEAYEGLGDNLVSGLKKSHSVIMSKVGDIRKDTKLNHRLLTDLKKNVLKAEEYYGFPVDIEWTYKDEKLSILQCRPITNLCDKAEHDKYSIFSMSKLGKETYQLLGSLQSRYPKWLKKAKFFDYCEKNKILTNKWKMFSFSKKHLKNFNYDEIFHDYHSKYVSYHLSGQLVNYDKIENIPEKFEEYTNLYKDNQYCISIREYLPNQKAAISQLNEDGTIRIECVNGKMFLLNTGGIQPTIYILDKDFNVINKEITVQDLYIFDQNKIDSFPSNKKEQVTLKDTLIREIAEKTLKFTEFFNRCSVEWWIWDDVVYAADMSVLNTINSGNEGKTISNGKGKGRLRQLPAINEETIKELSMFSSISVVDQKFDVSRINIFNEIKMLIEEWTRQEDVIIYSELPYLFLAPFKDLVKGFVFKNASTLCHLSLILRENKVPAISLKGKDITNYLNKYVELDAMEGTVRLI; from the coding sequence ATGTATTGTGGAAATAAAGCAAATAGATTAAAAGAACTCGAAAAATTAGGATTTAACATTCCAAAATTTAAATCCACAGACAAGGATTTTTTTGACAGATTCCTGATTCATATAGGAATATATGAAAAAGCACAAATGTTAAGTGTAAAGAGTGCGTGGGTACATGATGGTTTTAAAAATTTATATAAATTAATAAGTAATTACAAATTAGATGAAGAACTTAAAGAAGAAATTGATGACTTAGTAAAAGATCTTAAGTTTCCATTATCAGTGAGGTCGTCAGCCTCAACGGAAGATGGTGATAGAAATTCTGCTGCTGGTGTTTTTTACACAGCGTTAAATGTATGTAAAAATGACATATATAAAGAATTAAAAAAAGTCATAGCTTCTATTTATTCAATAAATTCTACTTTAATTCTTCATGATCAAGATTTTCATCCAGATAAGTATTATATGAGTGTGATTTTTCAAGAGATGGTAGATGGTCAATGGAGTGGAGTAGCTTTTTCAGCTGATCCAATTTCAAATGACAGGAGCGTTATATTGATAGAAGCATATGAAGGTCTTGGAGATAATTTAGTTTCTGGTTTGAAAAAAAGCCATTCTGTTATAATGTCTAAAGTAGGGGATATTAGAAAAGATACAAAACTGAACCATAGATTGTTAACCGATTTAAAAAAGAATGTTTTAAAAGCAGAAGAATACTATGGATTCCCTGTTGATATTGAATGGACATATAAAGATGAGAAATTATCCATTTTGCAGTGTAGACCAATTACTAATCTATGTGATAAAGCTGAGCATGATAAATACAGTATTTTTTCTATGTCAAAGCTAGGAAAAGAGACATACCAATTATTAGGTTCGTTACAGTCTCGTTATCCTAAGTGGTTAAAGAAAGCTAAATTTTTTGATTATTGTGAAAAAAATAAAATACTAACAAATAAATGGAAAATGTTTTCATTTAGTAAAAAACATTTAAAGAATTTTAATTATGATGAAATTTTCCATGACTATCATTCCAAATATGTCAGTTATCATTTAAGTGGTCAATTAGTTAACTATGACAAAATAGAAAATATCCCTGAAAAATTCGAGGAATACACTAATTTATATAAGGACAATCAGTATTGCATTAGTATACGTGAGTATTTACCAAATCAAAAAGCAGCAATATCACAACTTAATGAAGATGGGACGATTAGAATTGAATGCGTAAATGGGAAAATGTTCTTATTAAATACTGGAGGAATCCAACCAACTATATATATACTTGATAAAGATTTCAACGTAATAAACAAGGAAATTACTGTGCAAGATTTATATATTTTTGATCAAAACAAAATAGATTCTTTTCCATCAAACAAGAAAGAACAAGTGACATTAAAGGATACCTTAATTAGGGAGATAGCGGAGAAAACTTTAAAGTTCACAGAGTTCTTTAATAGATGTAGTGTAGAGTGGTGGATATGGGATGATGTAGTATATGCAGCGGATATGTCAGTTTTGAATACGATAAATAGTGGAAATGAAGGAAAAACAATATCAAATGGAAAAGGAAAGGGACGCCTTCGTCAACTTCCAGCTATTAACGAAGAAACGATAAAAGAGTTAAGCATGTTCAGCTCCATATCAGTTGTGGATCAAAAATTTGACGTTAGCAGAATAAATATATTTAATGAAATCAAAATGCTAATTGAAGAATGGACAAGACAGGAAGATGTTATTATCTACAGTGAGTTGCCATATTTATTTTTGGCACCATTTAAGGATTTAGTAAAGGGTTTTGTATTTAAAAATGCATCTACTTTGTGTCACTTATCGTTAATTCTAAGAGAAAATAAAGTTCCAGCAATATCTTTAAAAGGTAAAGATATAACGAATTATTTAAATAAATACGTTGAACTTGACGCTATGGAAGGAACGGTGCGGTTAATATGA
- a CDS encoding DNA glycosylase AlkZ-like family protein → MINIKIAEENINNYRFNKLNIYNSVDIRTYDELDKLINCFIGLHAARIGKPYLSLLSKGVTCHVNKLYEYINNSNKYVTIRCVRKTLHITNIRNAEVLHHATSRLRIPPKIKKFNAVKLELFKDFAKNLFIVNTFINPNDLEEKFMKKFNVDKIDAKLINKFLWESGILYLKNLSKQFNKEKRVFGLFQKAFNFDLELSKQSEQEYINELIKYYIYAFGPVSKKDIIWWTGISSGKINKAIESIKKSLTIIYGKNSNIQMLIFNEHLDSLVKIKKMVNECKFLAYEDCALKAYYETRKLYTGNYALYFNKIGEVYATILMNGECIGQWEIDKPNKKIKFTIHKQMCSKNMERIQLEKERMESLIF, encoded by the coding sequence AAAAATTGCAGAAGAAAATATCAATAATTATAGATTTAATAAATTAAATATTTACAATTCTGTTGATATAAGAACATATGATGAATTAGATAAATTAATAAATTGTTTTATTGGATTACATGCTGCACGAATTGGAAAACCATATCTATCTTTATTAAGTAAAGGGGTAACATGCCATGTTAATAAGCTATATGAATATATAAATAATTCGAATAAATATGTAACTATACGGTGTGTTCGCAAAACCTTACATATCACAAATATTAGAAATGCAGAAGTACTGCATCATGCTACTAGTAGATTAAGAATACCGCCAAAAATAAAAAAATTCAATGCAGTGAAATTAGAGTTATTTAAAGATTTTGCTAAAAATTTATTTATTGTAAATACATTTATCAATCCTAATGATTTAGAAGAAAAATTTATGAAAAAATTTAATGTTGATAAAATAGATGCAAAATTAATAAATAAATTTCTATGGGAAAGTGGAATTTTATATCTAAAAAATTTAAGTAAACAATTCAATAAAGAGAAAAGAGTATTTGGACTTTTTCAAAAAGCATTTAACTTTGATTTAGAGCTGAGTAAACAGAGTGAACAAGAATATATAAATGAATTGATTAAGTATTATATTTATGCATTTGGTCCAGTTTCAAAAAAAGATATCATTTGGTGGACAGGCATAAGTTCAGGTAAAATTAATAAAGCTATCGAAAGTATTAAAAAATCTTTAACTATAATTTATGGTAAGAATTCCAATATCCAAATGTTAATCTTTAACGAACATCTAGATAGTTTAGTTAAAATAAAAAAAATGGTAAACGAGTGTAAGTTTTTAGCTTATGAAGATTGCGCATTAAAAGCATATTATGAAACAAGAAAGTTATATACTGGAAATTATGCTCTTTATTTCAATAAAATTGGTGAAGTTTACGCTACTATTTTAATGAATGGAGAATGTATAGGACAGTGGGAGATAGATAAACCGAATAAAAAGATAAAATTTACAATACATAAACAAATGTGTAGTAAGAATATGGAACGAATACAGCTTGAAAAAGAACGAATGGAAAGCTTGATATTTTAA
- a CDS encoding pyridoxamine 5'-phosphate oxidase family protein — protein sequence MKGLITLKMTDEIKQLLEKQRPVPIGTCDADLDEDGNCTVNLIYVSFIKVYDDETILISNNKFFKTERNLLKNKNVTIAIYDEETNKSFQLKGIATIHKEGKIFEDNVSWVQSRKKNIEPKAAVLIHINKIYSKHKKMVVNDDCIEFSRHTI from the coding sequence ATGAAAGGATTGATTACATTGAAAATGACTGATGAAATTAAACAGCTATTAGAAAAACAAAGACCTGTTCCAATAGGTACTTGTGATGCAGACTTAGATGAGGATGGAAATTGTACAGTTAACTTGATTTATGTATCATTTATAAAGGTATATGATGATGAAACAATATTGATATCAAATAATAAATTTTTCAAAACAGAGAGAAATTTATTAAAAAACAAGAATGTAACAATAGCAATTTATGATGAAGAAACGAATAAATCATTTCAGCTAAAGGGTATTGCTACTATTCACAAGGAAGGAAAAATATTTGAGGACAATGTATCTTGGGTGCAAAGTAGAAAGAAAAATATAGAACCCAAAGCGGCTGTATTAATACATATAAACAAGATATACAGCAAACATAAAAAAATGGTAGTAAATGATGACTGTATTGAATTCAGTAGACATACAATCTAA
- a CDS encoding B12-binding domain-containing radical SAM protein, whose product MRILFFSFYNKFDIDIHPGVAVLSAALKKHGHKTKLQPYFYYDEEIFKKTLSEFQPNVIGISATHMAVSQVKKLAKFLKQITNVPILLGGVFPILSSKEALSIEGIDAICIGEGVDGLLQFINGEKTATNYIFKDNPNEYKIENWSKEPISDMDYDIFIEAMPPSKKINKLDYWTSFTCEYGCSFCCNKEIRRITGLSSKPRQDVNTAIENLQQLIKKTSASKIHFRDPLFMGPSERCYVKEFLKEYSKKIALPYICNLRANSIDDEIAQLLKKTGCYKVKMGLETGSEVIRNKLLHKADTDEDFINASKRLREVDIKLSLNAMIGLAYETLESANRTMNFIQELKATKVFLHIFQPWPGLELDNEIRQYIKYIKSPALNDILVAGKKVKEFMSGYNYDFEKANKEYIYYPVLDQPQFPFDLAARLQREFHERIY is encoded by the coding sequence ATGAGAATATTATTTTTTTCATTTTATAACAAATTCGACATAGATATACATCCGGGAGTAGCAGTATTATCTGCTGCTTTGAAAAAGCATGGACACAAAACAAAGTTACAACCATATTTTTATTATGACGAAGAAATTTTTAAGAAAACATTATCTGAATTCCAACCTAATGTAATTGGTATATCAGCAACACATATGGCAGTAAGCCAAGTGAAGAAGTTAGCAAAATTTTTAAAGCAAATAACTAATGTACCAATATTATTAGGTGGGGTTTTTCCTATTTTGTCAAGTAAAGAAGCACTAAGTATTGAAGGCATAGATGCCATTTGTATAGGCGAGGGAGTAGATGGTTTATTACAATTCATTAATGGTGAAAAAACTGCTACTAATTATATTTTTAAAGATAATCCTAATGAATATAAAATAGAGAACTGGTCGAAAGAACCAATATCTGATATGGACTATGATATTTTTATCGAAGCTATGCCACCAAGTAAAAAAATTAATAAATTAGATTATTGGACAAGTTTTACTTGTGAATACGGTTGTTCTTTTTGCTGTAATAAGGAAATTCGAAGAATAACTGGATTATCCTCAAAGCCAAGACAAGATGTCAATACTGCAATAGAAAATTTACAACAACTAATTAAAAAAACCTCAGCTTCTAAAATACATTTCAGAGATCCTTTGTTTATGGGTCCAAGCGAACGGTGTTATGTTAAGGAGTTTTTGAAAGAATATTCGAAAAAAATAGCTTTGCCATATATTTGCAATCTTAGAGCCAATTCAATTGATGACGAAATTGCACAGTTGTTAAAAAAAACAGGATGCTATAAGGTTAAGATGGGACTAGAAACAGGGTCTGAAGTTATAAGAAATAAATTACTTCACAAAGCAGATACTGATGAAGATTTTATAAATGCTAGTAAAAGACTTAGAGAAGTTGATATTAAATTGTCACTTAATGCAATGATAGGTCTTGCTTATGAAACGTTAGAATCAGCTAATAGAACAATGAATTTCATACAAGAATTAAAAGCGACGAAAGTATTTCTACATATTTTCCAACCGTGGCCAGGTTTAGAATTGGATAATGAGATTCGTCAATATATAAAATATATTAAATCACCTGCTCTTAATGACATTTTAGTGGCTGGTAAAAAGGTAAAGGAATTTATGAGTGGATATAATTATGATTTTGAAAAGGCTAATAAAGAGTACATATATTATCCAGTACTTGATCAGCCACAATTTCCATTTGATTTAGCAGCAAGATTACAACGTGAATTTCATGAGAGGATTTATTAA